The genomic DNA ATAAGTGACGGTACCACCTTTATAATATTCTGATTTGAAACTACATTATATTTTAACACTCTTCTTACTTCGCATCTATTATATATTAAATAATAGTTAAGAAAAATAATAAGACAGATAAAATAACCTCATTTAAGATAAAAGCAGAATAATTTAAAGTCCCTAGTATTACAAGAATTTTAAAAGTCTAAATTTTAGAAGATAGTCGTACTAAAAAGTATAATTATGAATTTTTGGTTGTGATTAAACATCATGGTAAATAGTAATAATAATGGTAATTTTTACAATATATGATATAAATATTTCCAAAAATTAGGATGATTTATAAGAGGAAACGAGAAACAGCACACAATTTAATGAAAAAAGTAAAAAATAGGAAGTAATAGGCGCAGAAAGCTATTTTAGTTTAACGCGATGTTTCTACATATAATCGATCTAAATATTTTACCNNNNNNNNNNNNNNNNNNNNNNNNNNNNNNNNNNNNNNNNNNNNNNNNNNNNNNNNNNNNNNNNNNNNNNNNNNNNNNNNNNNNNNNNNNNNNNNNNNNNTATAACTATACTTTACTCCTGGAGGAATAGGAAAGGTAACAGTATTTCCGTTATATGTGTACAAATCATTTTCTCCATCATATGAAGACCAAGAACCAGCGTAATATGTATCGTTTGTATTTGTTAAACATTCTTGACCAGCAAACATAATCATCGGCAGCATACAAGCTATTAGTAAAACAAAAATAAAAGAATCAAAGGAATTAAAAAGGAAGTGAGTATATTAGTTATTTTTTCTTTATTATATTCTTCATTAGTTTAATCCTCTTGTTTTGGCAAATTGGTCTATTTCACNNNNNNNNNNNNNNNNNNNNNNNNNNNNNNNNNNNNNNNNNNNNNNNNNNNNNNNNNNNNNNNNNNNNNNNNNNNNNNNNNNNNNNNNNNNNNNNNNNNNACTTTTAAGACTTAATGTAGAAAGTATGATTCCCAAAATAGTAAAGAGTAGTGAAAACACAAAACATATATTCCATAAGTTTTTATCCAGCTTTGATTTATCAGCCTTGGAGTAAGGAAAACCCATTCACCCATCCAAGCAGAGACAGTATTATATAAGCCTTCAAACATTCAGTAAATTCTTCTTCCGTCAATATACCTTCACTCTTAAGTTTAGCAAGCTCTCTTATTTGATCTGGGATACTTGTCGATTTACTTTCGTTTACAACTCTATTTAAAATATTATTGGTCTTGATTGTGTTTACAATATCGAACGATTTTTCTGGAATTAATTCATTAAAGATGCTATAATCATTGAAATCAAAAAACATAGAATTCTTTATATTATTATCATCAAAGAAGTTAAGGAAGGTCTCTCTATTATCATGTGCGATCAACTCAGATTTAATAGGATCTAACTTCTTTCTGCTTCCTATAATAGCGCCTGCTTCTCCTGCAATAACACCACCAATCACAGCCCCTTTTATTGAGCTTCCGCCACCACCGCCACCAGTAATCTTATTCTCATGAACTATTTCACCTCTTGTTGCATAGTACTCAATTTTATCAAGAAGAATTGTATATAGTTTCAATTTATCTTTCTCATGAACTTTTATTTTTTCTGTCGGAAAGAAATGTAATCTTCCGTTATTAATCCATATATAGTTATAATATCGTAAAATGTCCGCATGACCATTTTTGTATCTTACCACAAGAGCGTTGCTGGGAACATTATATTTATTCTTTGCTGCAAAATAATCTTTTTTGAAAGATTCTGCTATCAGGTTTTCTTCCTGGTTATTAAATTCTGTTATTTTTTGCGACGATTTATTAAATATAATGAGTCCTGTAATAAATAAAGGAATTGTGCAAAGCACAAATAAAACAGAAATTTTAGCAGCAATGCTGCCCTCTTCGAAGTTAAAAGTTATCACCATTCCAATAATAAAAGCAATAATGCTGCTAATAGATACTATACACCCTGCATTTTCGCTTTTAGTTGCTTTTATATATTCTTCTGTATCGCGGATATTAGAATTAATAACTTCCGATTCTTTTAGTGAAGCTCCACATTTTATGCATGATCGAGCGTTTAACAGGTTTTCTTCATTACATTTTAAACAGTTTTTAACTGCCATTTTTCAACCCCCTTAATTTTTTAAATTAATATTTACGATTTTTATAAGTGACGGTACCACCTTTATAATATTCTGATTTGAAACTACATTATATTTTAACACTCTTCTTACTTCGCATCTATTATATATTAAATAATAGTTAAGAAAAAATAATAAGACAGATAAAATAACCTCATTTAAGATAAAAGCAGAATAATTTAAAGTCCCTAGTATTACAAGAATTTTTAAAAGTCTAAATTTTAGAAGATAGTCGTCTAAAAAGTATAATTATGAATTTTTGGTTGTGATTAAACATCATGGTAAATAGTAATAATAATGGTAATTTTTACAATATATGATATAAATATTTCCAAAAAATTAGGATGATTTATAAGAGGAAACGAGAAACAGCACACAATTTAATGAAAAAAAGTAAAAAAATGGAAGTAATAGGCGCAGAAAGCTATTTTAGTTTAACGCGATGTTTCTACATATAATCGATCTAAATATTTTACCCTGAGCTGTTGCTTGATTAAGATACTTAATACAATCAAAGAATTTATCTTTATACTGATTTAATAATTGAGCAAGATCTGCTAGTGCCTTTGGAGTATATATGATTCTTTTCTTATTAAGTATATTACGAACTTGATTTTTTGCTTTCTTATTGTGGCCTAGCCGTGATGTACCGGAATATTGTATCTTAAGCTTAACCTGGAATTGATAATATAAATCACCGGTTAATTCATTTTCAAGACAGTTTTCAATTACATAGAACCAGTCATAACCGCTAAGTTGCCTTAGAACTACATATAACTTTTCAGGTCTGTTAAGACCGAGTATGCTTTGAAGAGTTTTAGCATTAAATGTTTTATATTCACTTTTGGTACCGCACAACAGGAAATAGATTACTAGTCTTTTGACTTGCACCGGAGCTGACTGGTATTGGTATTCATGAATGAAATTTGGAAGTTCGACATAGTTATTTTCATGAAAATCTAATTCACCATTAGAATTAACAAAGCTGTTTTCAATTAATATTGTATCTTTAGTGTTTTCATCTATTGCATAGAATCCTTTTTCAGAAAGAGATTTTATACAATTATAGTGAGTGCTTTCAGCCATATGTCCTTCAAATTTTACTTCTTTGCGATTGACTCCGCCTTGAACGGTTCCATCATTCTCCTGATATTGCATATAAGTAGTAACATGGTCTATTTCTTTTTTTGAAAGCTTTTCTTGTATAATTTTTTTCATCAGCTTAATTGTTGCTTTAGCCATTTATTTACCTCCTTTCCTTCAATAAATATAGTGTAAAATTTATATTTCTGTACTTTCAAGTAAAAATGAACCCCTTGCTCTCAACCTTATATTAAAACGATATAAAAATCGCTCTTGATAAAAATAAATAAAGTGCATATAATATTACTAAATGGCAATATAATGCCCGAGTAATGCCCGAGGCTTATGTTATTGTTTCTTTAAAATAGCTGCCAACTACTAAAAGAACCACATAAACCAATTAAATTTAACCTGAGGCAAGGTTATATAATTTAAAATTTTTTTGTTACAATAAAAAGCTATAAAGCTTTTTTTTGTTTATCACATCCTTTCATAAGTACTTAAAAAATATATATAAAAACATATAAAAAACTTCTTCATGCGAATATGAAGAAGTTTTAACTTCTGGTTACTCAAAAATTCTAAAAATATATCGTTAATACTTGTAAATTTCGAAGAAATTGTATATAATATAACTAACGATATATTTTTAGAATTTTTGAGGCGGGTTGTTATCTCGGTTACTTTGGTTGGTATTGGAGATTCAGCCCGTTTCTTCATGTCCACAAATATATTAAAATTTCATAATTTTTGCTATTTTTTATTCTAATTTTACCACAACGATTTATTTTTTCAACTTATATTTTTATTTTCCCACATTTGGTATGTATTTATGAAAGATTTTCATTGAATGTTAAATTCCTAAAATATTTTTTAAAGTTAGCATTCTATCAACATAGTCTTCAGGGGTTAGTTTTAATGCTTCTCCATTTTTTGATGATTTACGCATTTCTATTACATAGCTCATGGTTCCGTGTTTATCTCTAAATCCTAATTCGTTGAGAAGTTCTTTGTTTTTATTAAAGGCATCAATATATTTTCTTCGCTTACTATTTTTTGCATCAGAACGAGAACGAGTGAAACATTCGAAACGTATGCAAAAATCTCTTGATAAAATATTAATAAGTAAACAAATGGGTGCATCATTACTTGGCGGATTATTTTTATTAACGTGAATGTACAATTCAAAGTTTGGGGCAGAATTGTCATCATAAGATTTATATGGATTTTTAGTACTAAAATCTTCACATGCGATGCCCTTATCCTTTAAAATTTTTTTATTTTTTCAAAATAAGAATTTCTTATTGTTAAATCTTCAGTCGGCACATTTACTGCTTTTCTAAGTGTATCTAATGCCCATATATTTAAAGATTTTCCTTCAGCATATGCTTTATTTATAAATATTTGTTTTAAATCTTCTCCCACACTTAGCTTTAAAGTAAGTTCATCCATAAAGACCTCTCCTAACTTTGAATTAATTAATATGAAAAAATTATATACTATAAATTCAATCGATGTCAACAAAAAAAAGATATTACCGATAAATAGAGGTATACCTCGATTACTAAACGGATTATATTGCTGTTAGCTCTTCGATTAGATACTTAATATTTTTTATCATTTCCGCTTTATCATTTTGCGATAGATTTTTAAATGATTCTAAAAGCTTAGACCTTAAAGACTGTATTAAAATTGAAACTTCAGTTTTATTGTTTTCGATAGTGTTTGATTTAGCTAGTGGGCAGCTAATATTTATAGGTACTGTTGTATTTAATATGCTGCTGTCGCCAGCTTTTAGTTTTTCCAATACATTCTTTTGAGCATCTTTATCAAGGCGTGATATCTCAATTGCCTTGGCAAACCCTATATTATTTTCTTTAATTTGTTCTTTCAGGTCTGGAATTATATCTTTTGCTATTTTTATTTCGTTTTGTATGGTTCTTTGTGATTGATTAGTTTTTTCAGCAATGAACTCTGTGAAGGGTTTAACCTTAAGACCATCACAATTATTTGATATTGTATTAGTATTATTTAGTTCATCGTAGATTTCTTTTTTTCGCATAAGATATATACCACGATCCAAATAGTGAAAATCAGAACGTACAAGGTTCTCATCTAATTCCGCAAGCTCTTCCCTAAGTATATCGTCGTGATCTAAATATTCGAATTTTATTTCTTCAAGATTCAGAAGCTTATGAGCCTCCAACCGATTTAAACCAGCTAAAAGTTCATTTCTTTTATTTAAGACTATTGGTTGCAACAGGCCTAATAATTTTATACTTTGTGCCAGTTCTTCGACTTTTTTAGGATCAGCTTTCCTGAGCCGGTCTTTAATTATTATATCTTTGATTTTTATAACCAATATTACCACCACCACTTTTATAGTAATCGTTTTCAATGCTTGAAATATATAGATCTTCTCTCTTTTCAGAAATATAAGCTTGCTGGACTATAGATTTTACAAAATCACTTATACATTCAATAAATAGGTTGGAGTACATTTTTCCATGTTCGATTAATTTAAGAGCTTGCTCCCACTTTCCTGTCATTTCTGCTGATTTTAATTCTGCAGGAACAATTTCGATAAGATCCATTCCCTTTTGTGTAGCTTTAAGGAAACCTTTAGATCGCTGAACATAACCATTTTGAATAAGTTTTTCAATTATGGCAGCTCTTGTTGCAGAGGTTCCCAATCCGGATCCGTTCAATGCATCTTTAATATCTTTATCATTGATATTCCTCCCTATGTTCTCCATGGCAGATACCAATGTTCCGTCTGTGTAGTAAGAAGGTGGCCGTGTTGAGTTCTTAGTAGCTTTTGAATTTGTAACTTTAAGTTTATCGCCAATTTTTACATCAGGAAGAGCTGCAGTATCATTTTTATTTTCTTCTGGATCAGAGAAACATTCCATCCAACCAAGCTGATTTATGGTTTTACCCCTTGACGAAAACTTTTCGTTTTCAATATCTACAGTTATAGTCTTAATAGTGTATTGATAATCAGGGTAGAATACTGATAGAAACCGTCTTGCAATCAGATCGTAGATATTAGCCTCATCATCATCAAGACTTTTAGGAACTATTAGATCAGGTATTATTGCATGATGATCAGTTATTTTTGTATTATCAACAACTCTTTTTGACAATGGAAGCTTTGGAAGGCTCATTATATAATCGGCCATTTTTTGATATTCCGAATTATTTGATAGCAACTTAATCCTTTCGGGGATCGTATCTGCAATATCTTCAGATAAGTGGCAGCTGTCAGTACGTGGATATGTAACATGTTTTTTTTCATATAATCCCTGAACGATCCCTAAAGTTTCCTGAGCTGTTAAACCAAATTTTTTGCTTGCATCCTTTTGTAAATTTGTAAGATCATATAAAAGCGGAGGACCCTCCTCAATCTTATTTGTATCAATATTTTCAATAGTACCTTGTTGACTTTTAATTTTGTCTGCGATGGTCTTAGCTTCTGATTCTGCATAAAGCCTTGTTTCCTTGGTATCTGGATTAAACCATTTACCGCTAAAACTTTCGTAGTAAGCTGTAACTTCCCAATATTCCGTGCTTTTGAATGAGTTAATTTCTTTTTGCCTACATACAATTAACCCGAGAGTAGGGGTTTGTACTCGACCAATTGGAAGTTTTACACCTTTATACTTAATAGAATATGCGCGTGTAGCATTAATTCCTACCAACCAATCGGCAAAGGACCTACTTAATGCAGACTGATATAAATTATCGTAATAACTACCATCTCTGAGATTATTTAAACCGTTGACTATTGCTTGATCTGTTAAACTTGATATCCAGAGCCTTTGAAATGGCTTTTTGCATTCCGCCATTTGATATATCAGCCTGAAGATTAACTCACCTTCTCGACCTGAGTCTGTAGCACATATTAGTGCATCGATGCCAGGATCATTCATCAAACTTTTAAGTAAGTTGAAGCGATCAATTTCATATGAAATAGGTTTTATTTGTATTTCAGATGGTATAATGGGAAGAGTTTCGAAGCTCCATTTTTTCCAGGCCTTATTATATTCATTAGGATCGCACAATTCTATAAGATGACCTTTAGCCCAGGTTATAACATATTCATTACCAACAATATACCCATTACACTTCTTGGTGCAGTTAGTTATTTTTGCGATATCATAAGCAACTGATGATTTCTCGGCAATGATGAGAATTTTCCCCATATAATCACATCCTTTTTTATATTTTGGGGTATTATCAAGAAGGTATTATCAATAGAAATATCACCTACATAATAGTGGGCTTTAAGGTTCTGATAATACCCTTTTGATAATACCTTTGATAATTTAGGCTATTCGGATTATAGTGTTGAAAACAACATTTCAATTGGAAATTATTTTTATTTTCAGAATAGCCTTAAGTTTATATTTACTTGAATTATGTGCATTATTCTTGACTACACTTTTTATAAAGGAAATCGCTCATGTAATTCTTCATGCCGTGGAAATCATCACATTCATATACACCTATCTTCTGAAACCCACTACGATAGTGAAGTTTTTGTGAAGGAATATTACGGACAGAAACATGTGCGTAGAAATCATGTTTCTGGAACTCACTGAAAAGTCTCTTGTACAAAACCATTCCTACTCCCCTGCCTTGGAATTGTTTATTTACTGCACATTGCTTGATATAAATAATTAAAGGTTCCTTAAAACTTTTATTTATTATCATTCTACTTTCTACCATATCCTGATGAACTCCAAATTCTAAGGATGCATATGCAAGTGGTCGTCCATGTAACCCGTCAGAAATCACATAAACATTATCAATATTTGCTTCGTTAGGAGCTGATTCAGTACATCCAAGATAACCACCATTTGAGATCGAATTTTCTTCAAATATTCCCTTCAATTCCAATAAATCACCAAACTTATTGTTATTTGCTTTTCTAAATAGTAACCTTGCTAAAAAGTAGTCACTGTCAATATCCTCAACGTTTTCTGCATATAATACTGTTGGTTTGTCACTATGAAAATAAGACTCTACTTTATTGAAATAACTTATAGTACCTACGTAACCTTGTGGAAAGTCATTTATGTTAGCCCCTGATTCATTTATACTATCCAGTAAGTAGGTATTACTAGTCATATGTTTTTGACCTATTAATACCTTGTACACTGCATCTGGTGTAATATTATCCTGTGTTTTCAATATTTCCAATAATCTTTCAACTTGGTCTTTATTATGAATGGCACAACGTAACTTTTGCTCTAAAATCTTTGAAAACCGTAATTTCACATCTATATCTTTTATAAAGTCTGACCAATAACTGACTGTTGTTATTATAGTATTATCAAATATTCTACTCACTTTTTAAACCCTCACTTTCTTGATTAACTATGTAGTAGATACCCCAAGGGAAAATACTAACCGAAACCGCTATAAGAGAATGCATTATAAAATCGTAAGAAAATATGTTGAAAGAAAAGAATGGTCTAAGGCAGATAAAAACAACATTTACGATAACTAAACCAATCAAAAAAGCTATAATATTGCTCCGTGACAGCTTTTTCATAAAAACTCCTCCTTTTGTATTCTTATTAAAATCTATTTTTGAGTATCATTTTTTGATAATTTACATTATATTTTGATAATGTATTGTTAAAGTTGAATATAGAATTCATAGTCATATTTTTTTAAGTGCTCAAGTATTTGATCTTCATCAGCACAAATTTCCATTCCTTTATTTTGTTCTGAGGATTCTTTTACCCAGCCTGAGCTCTCTAAAGTAGATAAGGCCTTAATAAGGTTATTTACATTCATTTTTATTTCTTTAGCCATTTTTAGTTTCCCAGGTAGGTAGATGTTACCTTGTGTGTATTGACGTGCAATTTGGCTTTTTACCTTTATTAGCCCATCATCATCATAACTTTTATCATCGGTATCTTCTTTAATTTCTCCAGGGGAATCTGAAAACTCATCTAAGTTAATAGGCTCATTTTCAGCAGCAGGAGATTTGTTTTTCCACCATTCAACTATATTTTCAATCTGGTTTTCATTAATAAACGCTGATTTAAATCTTATAGGTTTTCGTATTTCTGTAGTTAATAGTAGTCCATCACCTTTCCCAAGTAATTTTTCTGCACCATTACAATCCAATATGACTCTTGAATTATTTGAATCCGCAACTGCAAAGGCAATTCTGCTAGGAATATTCGTTTTAATTGTGCCGGTTATTACATCAACAGAAGGTCTTTGGGTTCCAACTATCAAATGAATGCCGGCAGCTCGTGCCATTTGTCCAAGACGTTGTATTGATTCTTCTATGGGGTTTTCTTTATCAGATTGAATCATAAGGTCTGCAAGTTCATCAATTATGATTACTATAGAAAACATATGGCAGGCTTTCCCTACTTTGTTATTATAAGATTCAATATTTCGAACTCCTTCGGATGCAAATTTGCGGTACCGCTGCTCCATTTCCCCGACTGCCCACGAAAGCATTCTGTTTGCTGCTTTAACATCAGTTACAGCTGGAGCAAGAAGATGAGGTATTCCATTATAGTTAGATAGTTCCACTACCTTTGGGTCAATAAATATAAATTTAACCTCATCAGGTGTTGCATTAAACAAGATGCTTGCAATAATGCCATTAAGGCATACGCTTTTACCTGACCCGGTAGCTCCTGCGATTAATAGGTGTGGAGTTTTATTTATGCATAAAGTTTGCAGTTCTCCGATTGCAGTTTGACCAAGTATTACTTCTAATGGATTATTACTTTTTTGCTTATTAAAAGCTCGAATACAATCCATATAGGCTACATCATTTGGTACAGGGTTGGGAATCTCAATTATAAGGCCTTGTTCTGACGGTATAATTAATATGGAATTTACCTGAAGAAACATGCAAATTTCTTTTTCTATCGCTGTTATCTTCGATACTCTTCCTTGTGCAGACATGCCAAGTGTGAACCTTGTTATAACAGGACCGATTTCTACTTTTTTAACTGTCAAAAAAGAAATATCAAATTCAGAAAAACACATTTTTAGTTTAGAGGTTAAAGCCTGTGCTTGAGCATTTAAATCAACGGAGGAATTATTTGATATGTTGGTAGCCTCATTTTTTAAAATGCTCAAAGGTGGACAGCCTT from Acetivibrio cellulolyticus CD2 includes the following:
- a CDS encoding zinc ribbon domain-containing protein, yielding MAVKNCLKCNEENLLNARSCIKCGASLKESEVINSNIRDTEEYIKATKSENAGCIVSISSIIAFIIGMVITFNFEEGSIAAKISVLFVLCTIPLFITGLIIFNKSSQKITEFNNQEENLIAESFKKDYFAAKNKYNVPSNALVVRYKNGHADILRYYNYIWINNGRLHFFPTEKIKVHEKDKLKLYTILLDKIEYYATRGEIVHENKITGGGGGGSSIKGAVIGGVIAGEAGAIIGSRKKLDPIKSELIAHDNRETFLNFFDDNNIKNSMFFDFNDYSIFNELIPEKSFDIVNTIKTNNILNRVVNESKSTSIPDQIRELAKLKSEGILTEEEFTECLKAYIILSLLGWVNGFSLLQG
- a CDS encoding ParB/RepB/Spo0J family partition protein produces the protein MVIKIKDIIIKDRLRKADPKKVEELAQSIKLLGLLQPIVLNKRNELLAGLNRLEAHKLLNLEEIKFEYLDHDDILREELAELDENLVRSDFHYLDRGIYLMRKKEIYDELNNTNTISNNCDGLKVKPFTEFIAEKTNQSQRTIQNEIKIAKDIIPDLKEQIKENNIGFAKAIEISRLDKDAQKNVLEKLKAGDSSILNTTVPINISCPLAKSNTIENNKTEVSILIQSLRSKLLESFKNLSQNDKAEMIKNIKYLIEELTAI
- a CDS encoding DNA topoisomerase 3, which translates into the protein MGKILIIAEKSSVAYDIAKITNCTKKCNGYIVGNEYVITWAKGHLIELCDPNEYNKAWKKWSFETLPIIPSEIQIKPISYEIDRFNLLKSLMNDPGIDALICATDSGREGELIFRLIYQMAECKKPFQRLWISSLTDQAIVNGLNNLRDGSYYDNLYQSALSRSFADWLVGINATRAYSIKYKGVKLPIGRVQTPTLGLIVCRQKEINSFKSTEYWEVTAYYESFSGKWFNPDTKETRLYAESEAKTIADKIKSQQGTIENIDTNKIEEGPPLLYDLTNLQKDASKKFGLTAQETLGIVQGLYEKKHVTYPRTDSCHLSEDIADTIPERIKLLSNNSEYQKMADYIMSLPKLPLSKRVVDNTKITDHHAIIPDLIVPKSLDDDEANIYDLIARRFLSVFYPDYQYTIKTITVDIENEKFSSRGKTINQLGWMECFSDPEENKNDTAALPDVKIGDKLKVTNSKATKNSTRPPSYYTDGTLVSAMENIGRNINDKDIKDALNGSGLGTSATRAAIIEKLIQNGYVQRSKGFLKATQKGMDLIEIVPAELKSAEMTGKWEQALKLIEHGKMYSNLFIECISDFVKSIVQQAYISEKREDLYISSIENDYYKSGGGNIGYKNQRYNN
- a CDS encoding GNAT family N-acetyltransferase gives rise to the protein MSRIFDNTIITTVSYWSDFIKDIDVKLRFSKILEQKLRCAIHNKDQVERLLEILKTQDNITPDAVYKVLIGQKHMTSNTYLLDSINESGANINDFPQGYVGTISYFNKVESYFHSDKPTVLYAENVEDIDSDYFLARLLFRKANNNKFGDLLELKGIFEENSISNGGYLGCTESAPNEANIDNVYVISDGLHGRPLAYASLEFGVHQDMVESRMIINKSFKEPLIIYIKQCAVNKQFQGRGVGMVLYKRLFSEFQKHDFYAHVSVRNIPSQKLHYRSGFQKIGVYECDDFHGMKNYMSDFLYKKCSQE
- a CDS encoding DNA translocase FtsK, with product MIDFIKASAILYLAAFLITIIIDTSKATVSSTGDEKVNAGDYFKQLSKMAVLGFVIITLLGTIMGLAKKLKLVKILILKDKTGILKSEFLSYYIKFSSTWVLIFIIAIVIYFTVRVIIRLNHSGNNTLLKFPPKINITSNNSVKKASAPLNFEKNTDICLKKGCPPLSILKNEATNISNNSSVDLNAQAQALTSKLKMCFSEFDISFLTVKKVEIGPVITRFTLGMSAQGRVSKITAIEKEICMFLQVNSILIIPSEQGLIIEIPNPVPNDVAYMDCIRAFNKQKSNNPLEVILGQTAIGELQTLCINKTPHLLIAGATGSGKSVCLNGIIASILFNATPDEVKFIFIDPKVVELSNYNGIPHLLAPAVTDVKAANRMLSWAVGEMEQRYRKFASEGVRNIESYNNKVGKACHMFSIVIIIDELADLMIQSDKENPIEESIQRLGQMARAAGIHLIVGTQRPSVDVITGTIKTNIPSRIAFAVADSNNSRVILDCNGAEKLLGKGDGLLLTTEIRKPIRFKSAFINENQIENIVEWWKNKSPAAENEPINLDEFSDSPGEIKEDTDDKSYDDDGLIKVKSQIARQYTQGNIYLPGKLKMAKEIKMNVNNLIKALSTLESSGWVKESSEQNKGMEICADEDQILEHLKKYDYEFYIQL